The DNA sequence GGAGGTTAAAAGGAGGACAGAAGAGCTTAAATCTACACTTGATGAGCTTGGTGCATCAAAAGAGAGACTCAGAGAAAGCTACTTAGATACAATTTACCGTCTTACAGTCGTTGCAGAATATAAGGATGAGGAGACCGCAGGCCATATAAAAAGAACAGGGTATTACTGTGAACATATCGCAAAAAATTTAGGCTGGTCTTTAGAAGATGCCGAAACAATATTTTATGCAAGCCCCATGCATGATATAGGTAAGGTGGCAATACCCTCTGAAATACTCCTCAAGCCAGGAAAGCTTATCTCAGAGGAGTTTGCCCTCATGAAGACACATACAATTGTAGGAGGAAGAATTTTAAATGGCTCTCCATCGAGGATTCTTCAGATGGCTCAGAGAATTGCCCTCACTCACCACGAAAGATGGGACGCTGGAGGCTATCCAAATGGGCTTAAGGCAGAGGATATACCTTTTGAGGGAAGGGTCATGCACATTGCAGACCAGTATGATGCCTTGAGAAGCACAAGGCCATATAAACCTGCCTTCAGCCATGAAAAGACAGTGGAGATAATCACAAAAGGT is a window from the Nitrospirota bacterium genome containing:
- a CDS encoding response regulator; the protein is MKEAKVLIVDDDDKNLKLMSVILKSEGYTFETAKNGIEALKKTEGFQPDLIYLDIMMPEMDGYEVLERLKENPQSRDIPVVMVTALADRESRLKGLNKGASDFITKPVDTTEMILRTKNLLGVKEFEDFLKGHNELLEQEVKRRTEELKSTLDELGASKERLRESYLDTIYRLTVVAEYKDEETAGHIKRTGYYCEHIAKNLGWSLEDAETIFYASPMHDIGKVAIPSEILLKPGKLISEEFALMKTHTIVGGRILNGSPSRILQMAQRIALTHHERWDAGGYPNGLKAEDIPFEGRVMHIADQYDALRSTRPYKPAFSHEKTVEIITKGDGRTMPSHFDPEIVKVFKDTHEAFAEIYEAHKEP